From the genome of Candidatus Deferrimicrobiaceae bacterium:
CGCGGGCGACCCCGGGGCGGCGACGACGATAAACGGCGACCCCTCCGCCGCGCGGATGAACGCCCCGACGGGGATCGCCGGGGTGCCGGGGACGATCTACTTCACCGACACCAACGAAAATGTTATCCGCAAGATCCTGTTCTGAAAGGAGGTCATATGCCCAGGAAGACGGAACGGATCCGCAACCACCACAAGGGAATCGTGAAGAACCTCAGGATGATCGTGAAGCGCGCAGACAAGATCCCCGCCCGTCCCGGCGAGGTGACGAAAAAAGCCCTGAAAGGGGACATCGACTTCCTGCTTAAGGATCTCACCCCGCACGCCGAAGGGGAGGAAAAGGGACTCTATCCCATGGCGGACAAGCTCATCCGCAAGCACGGGCGGCCCACGGCGACGATGAGCCGCGAACACGTTCATCTGAAGAAGGAGATCGCCGCCTACTGCCGGGCTGCCCGCCAGATCGCCTCCGCGAAGGG
Proteins encoded in this window:
- a CDS encoding hemerythrin domain-containing protein; amino-acid sequence: MPRKTERIRNHHKGIVKNLRMIVKRADKIPARPGEVTKKALKGDIDFLLKDLTPHAEGEEKGLYPMADKLIRKHGRPTATMSREHVHLKKEIAAYCRAARQIASAKGAVPAAARTALWKAAIRLDFLLSVHLEEEEEDLLPYFDKHLSQKEVDAVIEKMHGH